A genomic window from Candidatus Methylomirabilota bacterium includes:
- a CDS encoding ABC transporter permease — MNRERYAWATASLLLPLLVWEALPRLLPLPRGARLFFATPSEIAVALVGLLRGGELQQHFTVSALEFLIGLGLSVAVGLPLGVLLGRVRWLDDLFDPFVTALNATPRIVWLPLLMLWFGIGVWSKVMIVFLGAVFPLLVNTYEGVRNADPVLVNVVRSFGGSEWQVARMVVLPGALPYVVAGLRLAIGRAILGVVVGEFFGASRGLGYMIAAAASSYRADVMFAGVLVLMALSLALTFSVKAVEARLTRWRPDAAESF, encoded by the coding sequence ATGAATCGCGAACGTTACGCGTGGGCAACCGCGTCCCTCCTGCTCCCGCTCCTCGTGTGGGAGGCGCTCCCCAGGCTCCTGCCGCTTCCCAGAGGCGCGCGGCTCTTCTTCGCGACACCATCGGAGATCGCCGTGGCCCTCGTGGGTCTCCTGAGGGGCGGTGAGCTCCAGCAGCACTTCACGGTGAGCGCGCTGGAGTTCCTGATAGGGCTCGGCCTGTCGGTCGCGGTCGGGCTTCCCCTCGGCGTCCTGCTCGGGCGCGTGCGCTGGCTGGACGATCTGTTCGACCCCTTCGTGACCGCGCTCAACGCCACGCCCCGGATCGTGTGGCTGCCGCTGCTGATGCTGTGGTTCGGCATCGGGGTATGGTCCAAGGTGATGATCGTGTTCCTCGGCGCCGTGTTCCCGCTGCTCGTGAACACCTACGAAGGCGTGCGGAACGCGGACCCCGTCCTGGTGAACGTGGTGCGCTCCTTCGGGGGGAGCGAGTGGCAGGTGGCCCGGATGGTCGTGCTGCCCGGCGCGCTGCCGTACGTGGTGGCCGGGCTGCGCCTGGCGATCGGGCGGGCCATCCTGGGCGTGGTCGTCGGCGAGTTCTTCGGGGCCAGCCGCGGCCTCGGCTACATGATCGCCGCGGCCGCCTCCAGCTACCGGGCCGACGTGATGTTCGCCGGGGTCCTGGTCCTCATGGCGCTGTCCCTGGCGCTGACCTTCTCGGTGAAGGCCGTGGAGGCGCGCCTGACGCGGTGGCGCCCCGACGCCGCCGAGAGCTTCTGA